A window of the Dunckerocampus dactyliophorus isolate RoL2022-P2 chromosome 21, RoL_Ddac_1.1, whole genome shotgun sequence genome harbors these coding sequences:
- the map3k8 gene encoding mitogen-activated protein kinase kinase kinase 8 has protein sequence MEYDNHIELLLAYMNIEDIINAAETLYQLEQEEEDRGLSLEEDTLSPVEMDGSEEVREFRCPEKDHTNKDGGVRYGTVTDLLSFVNLLSNMQATALPCPHEEVGVLLNKKDMAVKNGRYKINKDVLLFPWQLTYKNRGSDLVPKGSFGKVHLAQDGTTRKRMACKLIPVENFRGADVEFQARFRHENIAELYGALLWERNVHLFMEAGEGGSALEKIDSCGPMREFEVIWVTKHVLRGLEYLHSHNVIHHDIKPSNIVLMSDKAVLVDFGLTVQMTEDIYIPRDLRGTEMYMSPELVLCRGHNTKTDIYSLGTTIIHMQTGSPPWVRRYPRTAYPSYLYIIHKQAPPLEDIADNCSLAMRSFLERALEKNPALRSSASELLKDDAINPPKEDQPRCWSLDSALEEANQAMFYQYSKHDDATEESSLYAEGSGPMKRNGSLYLDLGALSGYCPLVTGPPASQYV, from the exons ATGGAGTACGACAACCACATAGAACTGTTGTTGGCTTATATGAACATTGAGGACATCATCAACGCTGCAGAGACCCTCTATCAGCTTGAGCAAGAAGAAGAGGACAGGGGCTTGTCATTGGAAGAGGACACTCTGTCCCCCGTTGAAATGGATGGGAGTGAAGAGGTCAGAGAATTCAGGTGTCCGGAGAAAGACCACACTAACAAGGATGGCGGTGTTCGGTATGGGACCGTGACGGACCTCCTGTCCTTTGTCAATCTTCTCTCCAATATGCAAGCAACAGCCTTGCCGTGCCCGCATGAGGAGGTGGGAGTCCTGCTCAATAAA AAAGACATGGCTGTGAAAAACGGCCGCTACAAGATCAACAAGGATGTGCTCCTGTTTCCCTGGCAGCTGACCTACAAGAATCGTGGCTCCGACCTGGTGCCAAAGGGCTCCTTTGGGAAAGTTCACCTAGCTCAGGATGGAACCACCCGGAAGAGAATGGCATGCAAACTG ATCCCCGTGGAGAATTTCAGAGGAGCCGACGTGGAGTTCCAGGCTCGCTTCCGCCACGAGAACATTGCCGAGCTCTACGGGGCTTTGCTCTGGGAACGCAACGTGCATCTCTTCATGGAGGCCGGCGAGGGCGGCTCGGCCCTGGAGAAGATCGACAGCTGCGGGCCGATGAGGGAGTTTGAAGTGATCTGGGTGACCAAGCATGTGCTTCGGGGACTGGAGTACCTCCATTCGCACAACGTGATCCATCACGACATCAAAC ccAGTAACATCGTCCTGATGTCAGACAAGGCTGTCCTGGTGGACTTCGGCCTCACTGTGCAGATGACGGAAGACATCTACATTCCCAGAGACTTGAGAGGAACTGAG ATGTACATGAGTCCAGAGCTGGTGTTGTGTCGGGGGCATAACACCAAAACTGACATCTACAGCCTCGGTACCACCATCATTCACATGCAGACTGGCAGCCCCCCCTGGGTTAGGAGGTATCCACGCACCGCCTACCCGTCCTATCTCTACATT ATCCACAAGCAGGCGCCCCCCCTGGAGGACATAGCAGACAACTGCAGCCTGGCAATGCGGTCCTTTCTGGAGCGAGCGCTAGAGAAGAACCCAGCGCTGAGAAGCTCGGCGTCGGAGCTCCTCAAGGACGACGCCATCAATCCGCCCAAAGAGGACCAGCCCAGGTGCTGGAGTCTGGACTCAGCTCTGGAGGAGGCCAACCAGGCCATGTTCTACCAGTATAGCAAGCACGATGACGCCACAGAAG AATCGTCGCTGTACGCTGAAGGTTCGGGCCCCATGAAGAGAAACGGCTCCTTGTACCTGGACCTGGGGGCTTTGTCCGGGTACTGCCCGCTGGTGACGGGCCCCCCTGCTTCACAATACGTCTAG